The following coding sequences lie in one Cannabis sativa cultivar Pink pepper isolate KNU-18-1 chromosome 5, ASM2916894v1, whole genome shotgun sequence genomic window:
- the LOC133038011 gene encoding phosphoglycerate mutase-like protein: MITLSPGLASTIYTNTSSTTTSLPFNYHFAPIKFPTSKISLPKSSSSSSSNTLISEPDMDATTVGQSLYPLHRSKTIHLVRHAQGVHNVAGDKDHSNYMSYDYFDAQLTPLGWNQVDNLNKHVQACGLHKKVELVIVSPLLRYA, translated from the exons ATGATTACCCTTTCCCCTGGCCTTGCTAGTACTATATATACCAATACCAGTAGTACCACCACATCTCTTCCTTTTAattaccattttgcccctattAAGTTTCCCACGTCCAAAATATCTCTCCcaaaatcatcatcatcttcttcctctAATACTCTCATCTCAG AGCCAGATATGGATGCCACCACAGTTGGTCAAAGTCTTTACCCTTTGCATCGTTCCAAAACTATTCATCTG GTAAGACATGCTCAAGGAGTTCACAATGTTGCAGGCGATAAAGATCACAGCAACTATATGTCTTATGACTATTTTGATGCGCAACTTACCCCTCTTGGCTGGAATCAG GTTGATAATCTTAACAAACATGTTCAAGCATGTGGACTTCACAAGAAAGTTGAACTAGTAATCGTCTCTCCTTTGTTAAGGTATGCTTAA
- the LOC133038484 gene encoding uncharacterized protein LOC133038484, protein MVMLITKRVDVSSLCPICESHDETILHALVTCSVAATCWAKAGVNTTIATGMDFLDWCATTFDSASNETQCLVAVLCWAIWKAQNDKVWNNKLPNVYSTIAFAITYLGQWKTTQTPFESSQLAAGYGAERWSSPVSNGVKVNVDVVVFEGSQGYGFGVVARNEFDYLIEGVARSYLGVVRPELAEAIGVREASWIKANGWY, encoded by the coding sequence ATGGTCATGCTAATAACCAAGAGAGTAGATGTTAGTAGTCTATGCCCGATTTGTGAATCACATGATGAAACCATTCTCCATGCTCTTGTCACATGTTCTGTGGCAGCGACTTGCTGGGCAAAGGCTGGTGTGAACACAACTATCGCGACTGGTATGGATTTCTTAGACTGGTGTGCTACCACTTTCGATTCTGCTTCTAATGAAACCCAATGCTTGGTTGCTGTTCTTTGTTGGGCCATTTGGAAAGCTCAGAACGATAAGGTGTGGAATAACAAGCTGCCTAATGTTTATTCGACTATTGCTTTTGCTATTACTTACCTTGGCCAATGGAAGACCACTCAAACTCCTTTTGAGTCATCTCAGCTGGCTGCTGGTTATGGAGCCGAGCGGTGGAGCTCCCCTGTTTCAAATGGTGTCAAGGTTAATGTTGATGTTGTAGTTTTTGAAGGGTCACAAGGCTATGGCTTTGGTGTTGTTGCTAGGAATGAATTCGATTATCTAATTGAGGGTGTTGCACGCTCTTATTTGGGGGTGGTTAGACCTGAGTTAGCGGAGGCGATTGGGGTTCGTGAGGCAAGTTGGATCAAAGCCAATGGCTGGTACTAG